The Nostoc sp. NIES-3756 DNA window AGTATGATGAAAAATATAAATTAAATAGTTAGATAAACAACATATATTTGGCTTGTTTTGTGTAAAAGCTAAAGCTCATAGTTATATCATCATTTTTTAATAAAAGCTATAAAGGCAGCATACATAACAAAAAACCAGAATAACAAATGTACCTGATGAAAACAAAATATATTTGATTCAAATCTTCAAAGCAAGATTACTTAGTGTGATAGCTAAGAGAAAGTTTTGTATTCCTAATGAGCGATAATTTTCATGATGACCAGTAAGTCATACATGGTGTGGCTATTAGAGAAGAAATATAGATTCTTGCTTTATTGAAATCAATATTGGTTAAAATACTTAAATTAGTAACTACTGAAATATCCTTACTTTCAGGCTTATTTAGTTACTATTAGTGTTAAATTATACAAAATTTTCAAGATTAACAGTATGCAGGCAGAATATCGGCAACGTCGTGAGCAATTAATGGCGAAGATTGGCAATGGTACAGCGATTTTCCGCAGTGCGCCAATGGCAGTAATGCACAACGATGTCGAATACAATTATCGTCAAGACAGTGATTTTTTCTATTTGACTGGGTTTAATGAACCGCAAGCTGTGGCTGTATTAGCACCCCATCATCAAGAACATCGGTTTGTGTTGTTTGTCCAACCGAAGGATCGGGAAAAAGAAGTTTGGACTGGTTATGTATGTGGGGTAGATGCAGCTAAAGAAATTTATGGTGCAGATGAAGCTTATCCCATATCGGAACTTGATGAGAAGTTACCCCAGTATTTGGAAAAGGCTGATCGCATTTATTATCATTTAGGACGCGATCGCAATTTTAACGATACTATCCTCAGTCATTATCAAAAACTACTGCGAACATATCCCAGACGGGGAACAGGGCCAATAGCCATAGAGGATACAAGTACAATCCTACACGGCATGAGGCTAATTAAGAGTGAATCAGAATTAGCCCAGATGCGTCAAGCTGCTGCGATCGCATCTGAAGCACATAACCGCGCCATGCAGTTCGCCGCACCAGGACGTTTTGAGTACGAAGTGCAAGCGGAAATTGAGCATATCTTCCGCCTACGGGGTGCAATGGGGCCTGCTTACCCCTCAATTGTGGCTTCTGGGGTGAATGCTTGCGTTCTCCACTACATCGAAAATACTAAGCAAATGCAGGATGGAGATTTACTTTTAATTGATGCTGGTTGTGCCTACGGTTATTACAATTCAGATATTACCCGCACATTCCCAGTCAGTGGTAAGTTTACGCCAGAACAGAAAATACTATATGAAATTGTACTAGAAGCGCAAAAACAAGCGATCGCTCAAGTACAACCAGGTAACACCTTTAAATCAGTGCATGATACAGCCGTGCGTGTTATCACTGAAGGTTTAGTAGAACTAGGTATTCTCCAGGGTGAGGTAGATAAGATAATTGAGGAAGAAAAATACAAACCTTACTATATGCACCGCACTAGCCACTGGTTAGGCTTAGATGTGCATGACGTAGGAGTTTATCAACACGGTG harbors:
- the pepP gene encoding Xaa-Pro aminopeptidase, with the translated sequence MQAEYRQRREQLMAKIGNGTAIFRSAPMAVMHNDVEYNYRQDSDFFYLTGFNEPQAVAVLAPHHQEHRFVLFVQPKDREKEVWTGYVCGVDAAKEIYGADEAYPISELDEKLPQYLEKADRIYYHLGRDRNFNDTILSHYQKLLRTYPRRGTGPIAIEDTSTILHGMRLIKSESELAQMRQAAAIASEAHNRAMQFAAPGRFEYEVQAEIEHIFRLRGAMGPAYPSIVASGVNACVLHYIENTKQMQDGDLLLIDAGCAYGYYNSDITRTFPVSGKFTPEQKILYEIVLEAQKQAIAQVQPGNTFKSVHDTAVRVITEGLVELGILQGEVDKIIEEEKYKPYYMHRTSHWLGLDVHDVGVYQHGEDKPQILQPGQVLTVEPGLYIVPDTKLAEDQPVTDPRWVGIGIRIEDDVLVTPTGHEVLTAGVPKEVAEMER